A window of Roseiflexus castenholzii DSM 13941 genomic DNA:
CAGCGTTATTGGCGCCATTGCGCACAGGCGGGCAATGGCTGATCTACTATGGTCTGGAGGTCACTGCATGAAGGCAGTACCCGACAATGCCGTCCAGGAAACAGAAGATTTCGATTGGACGCAGATGCTCGACGACTACGACTATGCGCGTCCGCAACGCGGCGAGGTGCGCGAGGGCGTGGTCATGAAGATTGAAGACGGCGGTATTCTGGTCTCGATTGGCACCAAGCGCGAAGGGATCATTCCGATTGCCGACGTGCGCGCTATCGGCGATGAGGTGTTGAACAACCTGAAGGTGGGCGATCGGATTCAGGTGTACGTTCAGGACCCGGAGAATCGCCAGGGCGATCTGGTCTTGTCGCTGACGATGGTACAAGTTGCGCGCGATTGGGAAGAAGCGGCTCGCCTGAGCGCTGAGGGCGGCATTGTGCAGGGCCAGGTTATTGGCTACAACAAAGGTGGCTTGCTGGTACAGTTCAATCGCATTCGTGGGTTTGTGCCGGCATCTCAGGTGGCGCAACTCCATGGACGCACTGCTGCCGAGGAACGGCAGCAGGCGTTGCAACGCATGGTTGGTCAGACCATCCCGCTGAAGGTGATCGAGGTGGATCGTGATCGCAATCGGTTGGTGCTATCGGAGCGCAGCGCAACGCAGGAGTGGCGCAAGGCGCAGAAGCAGCGTCTGCTTACGGAACTTCAGCCGGGCGATATTTTGACCGGGCGCGTCAATCAACTGACGAACTTCGGCGCATTCATCGATCTCGGCGGCGCCGATGGTCTGGCGCATATCTCCGAATTGTCGTGGCAGCGCGTCAACCATCCCCGCGAGGTGCTGTCGCCAGGGCAGGAAGTGAGGGTCATGGTCGTGGAGATCGATGCCGAACGTGAACGCATTGGTCTCAGCCTGCGCCGCCTTCAACCCAATCCATGGGATACAATCGATCAGCGCTACTCGCTTGGACAACTCGTGAGCGGTCCGGTGACGAACGTTGCACCGTTTGGCGCATTTGTGCAGATAGAAGAGGCGGTCGAAGGTCTGATCCACGCCAGCGAACTCGACGCCGATCCGCAGGCGCAGCCGCGCGATCTGTTGCAGCCCGGTCAGATCATCACGGCCCGAATTATCAGCCTCGATAAGCAGCGCCAGCGTATGGGGCTTAGCCTGCGCCGCAACAGCGCCGATGAACCGCCGCCGGAGGAGACGCCGGTTGAGGCGCCGTCCACCGATATGTAATCGTCGCCTCTTATACCAATGACGATTGAAGATACCGCATGCGTGTCATTCCGCGCGCAGCGACGGGTCATTCCGCGCGCAGCGACTGGTCATTCCGAGCCCTTCGCTTCGCTCAGGGTAAACGCAGCGAGGAATCTGCGCGGGTCGCGCACGACCCCGCGCGCTGCGCGGGGTGACCATGCCGGATGGTCACAGGGAATTGGTACTATCCCACGCCTTGCTTATGCAGCCCCGCGCCAGCGGGGCTGTGTGTGTTCCGTGCGGGCGTTCACTTCCGCGCGCCCTTCCCCCACATTTGGGCGCCCACAGAGGGGCGCCTCGCCACGGTGCGTCCTGCGGGGGCGTCCACAGGGGGCGCCCTGGTCGTCACGCTGGCTTGACGGGGTGACCGCCAAAGCCTTTGCGGAGTGCAGCCAGCACTTTTGCGGCGAACGACTCCGGTTTCCGGGAGTGGAAACGCTCAAAGAGCGATAGCGTGATCACCGGTGCGGGAACATCGAGTTCGATCGCGGTCTGAATCGTCCAGCGCCCTTCACCGCTGTCTTCCACATACCCCTGAATGCTTTCGAGGTGCGGGTCCTGCCGAAAGGCGTCTTCCGCAAGTTCCAGCAACCACGACCGCACAACGCTCCCATGATTCCAGACAGCGGCAATTTTGTGCAGATCAAGATTGAACTCGGTCTTGGAGCGCATAATCTCAAATCCCTCGGCGTATGCCTGCATCATGCCATACTCGACGCCGTTGTGCACCATTTTGACGAAATGACCGCTGCCGACCGGTCCACAGTGAAGATAACCGTCTTGCGGCGCGAGCGTGCGAAATGCCGGTTCGAGCCGCGCGACCACATCAGCGTCGCCGCCGACCATCAGGCAGTAGCCGAGTTCTAATCCCCAGATGCCGCCCGACGTTCCCTGATCGACATAATAAATGCCGCGCGCTTTGAGTTCTTCTGCGCGTCGCAGATCGTCTTTGTACATGGTATTGCCAGCATCCACAATCGTGTCGCCTGGCGCCATGAGATTTGCGAGTGCGACGATAGCGCGTTCGGTCACCTCGCCGGCCGGCAGCATCACCCACACTGCACGTGGCGGCTTCAGTGCGGCGACCAATTCGTCCAGCGTGTATGCCGGAACAGCCCCGGCAGTTGCGAGTTCGTCAACCGGTCCACGGCTGCGGTTGTGAACGACAACGCGGTGCCCGCCGCGCAGCCACCGGCGCGCCATATTTGCGCCCATTCGTCCAAGACCAGTGATGCCAATGTCCATGCCAGTCTCCCCAGAATACGTAGAATCTATCGAAAGCCCGTCCATCATACGCGACAGCAGGCGACGTGGCAAGAATCGGCGGTGTGCCCGGCGTGATCGTGATGATGGGCGCGCGCGGATTTGCACGGATTGAGACGGGCGCACACGGATCGGTAGCCTTCCATAACTGACGCAGCCGTTGCCTCTGCGTGAATCCGTGTTCCCGACGTGACACAGCGCATCGTACCTGACAGGTATGGTATAGTATCCATGTATCATCGCCCTTTGGAAAGGATGCCTGGATTGGCGACTGCGATCCCTGCACCGTATGCCGATCTGGTCGAGCGAATGGCGACTGCCGATGCTGACCTGCGCGCGGCGTTGCGGGCGCATGGTCTGACGTGGGAAGAATATCCTGACCTGACAGGCGCTGCCCGCGAACGTGGCGCAGCAGCGGCACTCGCCTATCCGATGCAGGGGGTGTTGAAGTACCACGGTTTGAGCGATTGGGACTATCGCATCGCCTTTCTGCCGAGTGTATCGCTGTGCAACGATGCCGGGCATACGCTGACGCTGGTCGAGTTCGACCCCGACCTTGCAACCGATTGCGCAACCATCAACGGGCATGTGGCGCGCGGACGCGAGCTCGAACGGGTGCGCCAGAGTCTCGACGCGATCCGCGCGGCTTCCGGCGCCACGGTGCGCGCTCGCGTCATGTCGCGGAATGTCACTCGCGGGACGCGCATGGGGAAGGGGCTTGGATCGAGCGCTGCGGCATCGGCGGCGCTGGCGCTGGCGGCGATTGCTGCCCTGTATGGTGACGAAGCGGCAGCGAATCGGCGTCTGGTCAGTTGCATGGCGCGGTTGCTGGCAGGTTCCGGGTGCCGCAGCGCCGCTGGCGGGTGCTCTATCTGGTTTTCGTCCCCTGGCATGCCTCACGAAGACAGTTTTGCCGTTCGCCTCGATGATGCCGGGCAACTTGATGATGTTCGCCTGATCACTGTGCCGCTCGACTCGCGCATTGGGCTGAAGACCGAACAGGCGCACCTGGATGCCCCCGGAAGCGCACTGTTTCGGTGCTGGATGCTGAGTCGACGCGACGAAGCGCTGGCGTGCATTGCCGCCGCGCGCACCGGCGACTGGCGCACCCTCGGGCAGTGGGCGGAACTCGATAGCATGCGGCTCCACGGCATTACCATGTCGGGGAGCCTGGAAAACAAACTGATCGGCTGGGAACCCGAAAATATCGTCCTGTTTCGCATGTGCAACGACCTGCGCTCGTCGGGTGTGCCTGTCTATTGCTCCACCGACACCGGTCCGACGGCGGTGTTCATTACGCACCGGGACTATGAGGATGCTGTGGTTTCTGCCATCGAGGGGTTGGGTCTCAGCCTCGAAGCGATCCGTGGGCGCGTCGCCGGACCGGCGCGCCTCGTCGATATCGCGTGGGCGGGGGGGGAATTAGGCGTTGCAGATTAATTACGGTGAGGTGGCAGGCGGGAAGGTGGGACGGTCGCATCCGCTCGGGACGGATTGCCGCAGATGGGGGGAGTGGGGACACGGATTGCCACGGATGGGACGGATTGCCGCGGATGGTGGGAGTGGGGACACGGATTGCCACGGATGGGACGGATTGCCGCGGATGGGGGGAGTGGGGACACGGATTGCCACGGATGGGACGGATTGCCGCGGATGGTGGGAGTGGGGACACGGATTGCCACAGATGGGACGGATTGAGGCGGATGATGATCCGTGGTCATCCGTTCAGACCCGTGGGTGTCCGTGTGCGTTCTCTTTCTCGATGGGACACGGATTGCCACGGATGGGACGGATTGAGGTGGATGGAAGTTGCGGTCGTTCCTGGTTCTCGAAGCAGCATAGTATGATCGCGCGTCTCCTGATGATCATCATCGTCTGCGCCGGGGCATTGCTTCCGTCAAGCGCGCATGCGCAGCGCGGGGAGCGCTGCTTCACCGAAACAGGTTACTGTATTGGCGGGCGCATTCGCGAGTTCTGGGAGCAAAACGGCGGCTTGCGCGTGTTTGGTTACCCTATCACGCCATTGCAAACAGAGACGATCGAAGGGCGAACATTGCAGGTGCAATGGTTCGAACGCGCGCGCCTGGAATTGCATCCGGCAAACCGGCGCCCC
This region includes:
- the gnd gene encoding phosphogluconate dehydrogenase (NAD(+)-dependent, decarboxylating) — encoded protein: MDIGITGLGRMGANMARRWLRGGHRVVVHNRSRGPVDELATAGAVPAYTLDELVAALKPPRAVWVMLPAGEVTERAIVALANLMAPGDTIVDAGNTMYKDDLRRAEELKARGIYYVDQGTSGGIWGLELGYCLMVGGDADVVARLEPAFRTLAPQDGYLHCGPVGSGHFVKMVHNGVEYGMMQAYAEGFEIMRSKTEFNLDLHKIAAVWNHGSVVRSWLLELAEDAFRQDPHLESIQGYVEDSGEGRWTIQTAIELDVPAPVITLSLFERFHSRKPESFAAKVLAALRKGFGGHPVKPA
- a CDS encoding diphosphomevalonate/mevalonate 3,5-bisphosphate decarboxylase family protein → MPGLATAIPAPYADLVERMATADADLRAALRAHGLTWEEYPDLTGAARERGAAAALAYPMQGVLKYHGLSDWDYRIAFLPSVSLCNDAGHTLTLVEFDPDLATDCATINGHVARGRELERVRQSLDAIRAASGATVRARVMSRNVTRGTRMGKGLGSSAAASAALALAAIAALYGDEAAANRRLVSCMARLLAGSGCRSAAGGCSIWFSSPGMPHEDSFAVRLDDAGQLDDVRLITVPLDSRIGLKTEQAHLDAPGSALFRCWMLSRRDEALACIAAARTGDWRTLGQWAELDSMRLHGITMSGSLENKLIGWEPENIVLFRMCNDLRSSGVPVYCSTDTGPTAVFITHRDYEDAVVSAIEGLGLSLEAIRGRVAGPARLVDIAWAGGELGVAD
- a CDS encoding 30S ribosomal protein S1, with translation MKAVPDNAVQETEDFDWTQMLDDYDYARPQRGEVREGVVMKIEDGGILVSIGTKREGIIPIADVRAIGDEVLNNLKVGDRIQVYVQDPENRQGDLVLSLTMVQVARDWEEAARLSAEGGIVQGQVIGYNKGGLLVQFNRIRGFVPASQVAQLHGRTAAEERQQALQRMVGQTIPLKVIEVDRDRNRLVLSERSATQEWRKAQKQRLLTELQPGDILTGRVNQLTNFGAFIDLGGADGLAHISELSWQRVNHPREVLSPGQEVRVMVVEIDAERERIGLSLRRLQPNPWDTIDQRYSLGQLVSGPVTNVAPFGAFVQIEEAVEGLIHASELDADPQAQPRDLLQPGQIITARIISLDKQRQRMGLSLRRNSADEPPPEETPVEAPSTDM